One window of Halichondria panicea chromosome 7, odHalPani1.1, whole genome shotgun sequence genomic DNA carries:
- the LOC135339148 gene encoding NACHT, LRR and PYD domains-containing protein 12-like, translating into MATKEQNQDSTTSCPPSRERVLLNHKLSLYRDYLQSRYRMQVSTSATQWPPVPTKTIFKLAMIQKEEIQRGRIDDEFVRLTITGKIDDILLQKTPVNLTNIFPEIEDTRNFVLIEGAPGSGKSTLALHICQEWAKGKLFQQFDIAILVRLRDPLVREAKTIEDLLPCRNSTLACQIEATISGTDGKGVLWVLDGWDELPSDLPRHSIINKLIQPDMSQKGALHESAVIVTSRPLSSAELHPLVSSRVEVLGFNPHELEQYFTECLKGDSQAVQTLLERIRENPVVEGSCYLPLNASIVVNCFLSDNHSLPTSNHGIFTSIVQSSLKRYLQEKLGKTTPVGDITSPDSLPSEISTQTVQMCQLAYHGIEKNKATFTDGDLAALCITNDISNVGLLQTVPSIISDGHLVYYCFLHLSIQELLAAIHISLMSPKQQISVFQKLFGNPRFSAVFQFYAGITKLSTSRPILSKLPRFLCPVPATIFDLVRKVVKTEKGKYGEQPLLLSLINCLYEAEDSRLCVFVDNLLNHNLDLDRTTMNPIDCLSVGYFASVCSNSSNGFTLSLSNCSIGDQGCKFLARGLSKCPNSNNDIPTEGIHIAEIIENTSSISKLVLSNNAIGNSGLCTLCEALSTNTSLKILDLDYCSLTISDDNGAALYQLLNTNNSLEYLDLSGNTVTSCRHIAAGLAVNKSLRILDLSYCKLTDQSIEELSTGLINKIETLHIRGNGSITEDGMKTLARHLTTHCSELTWLYIPKHLRSCIKTVFIDANKERKRNGLPKIFVLTILSL; encoded by the coding sequence actccaccacctcgtgtcctccctcccgagagagggtcttgctgaaccacaagctgtccttgtacagggactacctacaaagtcgctacagaatgcaagtatccacatcagccacacaatggcctcccgtCCCAACAAAGACAATTTTCAAACTagccatgattcagaaggaggaaatacagagaggaagaatcgacgatgaatttgttaGGCTAACAATTACGGGGAAAATTGACGATATTttacttcaaaaaactccGGTTAACTTAACTAACATTTTCCCTGAGATTGAGGATACacgaaactttgtgttgattgaaggagctcccggctctggcaagagcacccttgctctacacatctgtcaggagtgggcaaaggggaaactgttccaacagttcgatattgcaatcctggtgagactgagagatcccctCGTTAGAGAAGCAAAAACAATAGAAGATCTTCTCCCTTGTAGGAATTCAACACTGGCATGCCAAATAGAGGCAACAATTTCAGGGACTGATggcaaaggtgtactgtgggtgctggACGGATGGGACGAACTTCCTTCTGACCTCCCTAGACACTCAATCATTAACAAACTAATTCAACCAGACATGTCACAAAAAGGAGCCCTACACGAATCAGCTGTGATTGTAACATCTCGACCGTTATCTTCggctgagctccacccactagtcTCGTCCAGGGTGGAAGTGTTGGGGTTCAATCCACAtgaactagaacagtatttcACTGAGTGTCTGAAaggtgactcacaagctgtgcagactctactggagagaattcgagagaacccagtggtagaaggtagctgctacctccccctcaatgcttccattgtCGTTAATTGCTTCCTTTCTGACAACCACTCCCTCCCAACATCCAACCACGGGATATTCACATCAATTGTCCAGAGCTctctcaagagatacctcCAGGAGAAGTTGGGGAAGACCACTCCAGTGGGAGACATCACATCCCCAGACTCACTGCCCTCGGAAATCAGTACGCAGACCGtacaaatgtgtcaacttgcatatcaTGGGATCGAAAAAAACAAAGCGACATTTACTGACGGTGATTTGGCCGCTCTTTGCATTACGAATGACATTTCAAACGTTGGATtattacaaactgttcccagtatcattagcgatggtcatttggtttactactgctttctccacctgtctattcaagagctactagcagcaatccacatctctctcatgTCTCCCAAGCAACAAATCTCTGTATTCCAGAAGCTCTTTGGGAATCCTCGATTCAGTGCAGTCTTCCAGTTTTATgctggtatcaccaaactgaGTACAAGTAGACCAATCCTCAGCAAGCTACCTCGATTCTTGTGTCCAGTTCCAGCCACTATTTTTGATCTGGTCAGAAAGGTTGTCAAAACTGAGAAAGGGAAGTATGGTGAGCAGCCCCTTTTGTTGTCcctcatcaattgtttgtacgaagctgaagactcgcgactgtgtgtgtttgtggataATCTTCTTAATCACAATCTAGATCTTGATCGCACTACAATGAATCCTATCGACTGCCTCTCTGTTGGATATTTTGCATCAGTTTGTTCCAATAGCAGTAATGGATTCACACTTAGCCTCAGCAATTGCTCTATTGGTGAccaaggctgcaaatttctggcccgaggactctccaagtgtcccaactctaataatgatattcctaCAGAAGGGATACACATCGCTGAGATTATCGAGAACACTAGTTCAATATCTAAATTGGTTTTGTCTAATAATGCCATTGGTAACAGTGGACTTTGCACACTCTGTGAGGCCTTGTCAACtaacacatcattaaagaTCCTGGACCTGGACTATTGCTCACTAACAATATCAGAcgacaatggagctgccctctatcaacttctgaatacaaacaattccctcgAATATCTTGATTTGTCTGgtaacacagtgactagctgtcgtcacattgctgctggacttgcagtCAATAAGAGTCTGAGAATATTGGACTTGAGTTACTGTaaactgactgatcagagtatcgaggagctatcaactggactgatcaacaAGATTGAAACACTGCACATTAGGGGTAATGGctcaataacagaagatggaatgaagacgcttgccagacatctaaccacccactgctctgaactgacaTGGTTGTACATACCCAAACACCTAAGATCCTGTATCAAGACAGTATTCATAGAcgctaacaaagagaggaagagaaatggactacccAAGATTTTTGTGCTTACAATATTGTCGTTATAA
- the LOC135339255 gene encoding uncharacterized protein LOC135339255: MNLTYSKNRTFGSADHNSKSHTISKLTIESRVRDEELSDGTTIRVSSLSLVDLAGSERVSATGATGEQFWDKLIQ; encoded by the exons atgaacctgacgtattcaa AGAACCGGACATTTGGATCTGCCGATCACAACTCCAAATCACACACAATATCCAAACTGACCATTGAAAGCAGGGTTAGAGATGAGGAACTCAGTGATGGCACTACTATCAGggtgtcctctctg AGCCTGGTTGACCTGGCTGGGTCAGAGCGTGTAAGTGCAACAGGTGCCACGGGTGAGCAGTTTTGGGACAAGCTGATACAGTAG
- the LOC135338171 gene encoding NACHT, LRR and PYD domains-containing protein 5-like, translated as MIQKEKIQRGRIDDEFFRLSITGKIDDILLLKTPVNLMNIFSEIGDRRNFVLIEGAPGSGKSTLALHICQEWAKRKLFQEFDIAILIRLRDPLVREAITISDLLPCTNKAMANETETAIMSLYGKGVLWVLDGWDELPSDLPRDSIINKLIRPGTSQERPLHKSTMIITSRPSSSAELHPLVSSRVEVLGFTPHELEQYFTECLEGDSQAVQTLLERIRENPVEGSCYLPLNASIVVNCFLSDNHSLPTSNHGIFISVVQSSLKRYLQDRLGKTTPVGDITSPDSLPSEIRTQTVQMCQLAYHGIEKNKATFTDNDLAVLRITKEISNVGLLQTVPSIISDGHLVYYCFLHLSIQELLAAIHISLMSPKQQISVFQELFGSPRFSAVFQFYAGITKLSTSRPILSLLPRFLCPVPATVFDLVRKVVKNEKEKGHGEPKPLLLSLINCLYEAEDSRLCVFVANLLNHNLHLNRTTMNPIDCLSVGYFASVCFNTSNGFTLSLHSCSIGDQGCKFLARGLSKCPNSNNDIPTAGIHIAEIIENTNSISKLDLSCNAIGNSELSTLCEALSTNTSLKSLNLSLCSLSLDDHGAIPRLLNTNNTLESLNLSSNVVGNTELKNICEALSTDASLKSLDLGNCSLTISDDNGAALYQLLNTNNSLECLNLSDNTVTSCRHIAAGLAVNKTLRRLDLYNCELTDQSIEELSTGLINKIESLHIWDNASITEDGMKTLARHLTTHCSELTLLLIPIHLRSCIETVFRDTNKERKRNGLPKINVYPLIDCDY; from the coding sequence atgattcagaaggaaaaaatacagagaggaagaatcgacgATGAATTTTTTAGATTATCAATCACAGGAAAAATTGACGATATTTTACTTTTAAAGACTCCTGTTAACTTGATGAatattttctctgagattggggatagacgaaactttgttttgattgaaggagctcccggctctggcaagagcacccttgctctacacatctgtcaggagtgggcaaagaGGAAACTTTTCCAAGagttcgatattgcaatccttatcagactgagagatcccctCGTTAGAGAAGCCATTACAATTTCTGACTTACTTCCCTGCACAAACAAAGCGATGGCTAATGAAACAGAGACTGCAATTATGTCACTGTATggcaaaggtgtactgtgggtgctAGACGGATGGGACGAACTTCCTTCTGACCTCCCTAGAGACTCAATCATCAACAAACTAATTCGACCAGGCACGTCACAAGAACGTCCGCTACACAAATCCACCATGATTATAACATCTCGACCATCATCTTCggctgagctccacccacttgTATCGTCCAGAgtggaggtgttggggttCACTCCTCATGAATTAGAACAGTATTTTACCGAGTGTCTGGAaggtgactcacaagctgtgcagactctactggagagaattcgagagaacccggtagaaggtagctgctacctccccctcaatgcttccattgtCGTTAATTGCTTCTTGTCTGATAACCACTCACTCCCAACATCCAACCACGGGATATTCATATCAGTTGTCCAGAGCTctctcaagagatacctccaggataggttggggaagaccactccagtgggagacatcacatccccagactcactgccctcggaaatcagaacacagaccgtacaaatgtgtcaacttgcatatcaTGGGATCGAAAAAAACAAAGCAACATTTACTGACAATGATTTGGCCGTTCTTCGCATTACGAAGGAAATTTCAAACGTTGGACtattacaaactgttcccagtatcattagcgatggtcatctggtttactactgctttctccacctgtctattcaagagctactagcagcaatccacatctctctcatgtctcccaagcaacaaatttctgtattccaggagctgtttggtagtcctcgattcagtgcagtcttccagttttatgctggtatcaccaaactgaGTACTAGTAGACCAATCCTCAGTTTGCTACCTCGATTCTTGTGTCCAGTTCCAGCCACTGTTTTTGATCTGGTCAGAAAGGTTGTCAAAAATGAGAAAGAGAAAGGGCATGGTGAGCCGAAGCCCCTTTTGTTGTCCCTTatcaattgtttgtacgaagctgaagactcgcgactgtgtgtgtttgtggctaatcTTCTTAATCACAATCTACATCTTAATCGCACTACAATGAATCCTATTGACTGCCTCTCTGTTGGATATTTCGCATCAGTTTGTTTCAACACCAGTAATGGATTCACACTTAGCCTCCACAGTTGCTCTATTGGTGAccaaggctgcaaatttctggcccgaggactctccaagtgtcccaactctaataatgatattcctaCAGCAGGGATACACATCGCTGAGATTATCGAGAACACTAATTCAATATCTAAATTGGATTTGTCTTGTAATGCCATTGGTAACAGTGAACTCAGCACACTCTGTGAGGCCTTGTCAACTAACACATCATTAAAAAGTCTCAATCTCTCCCTCTGCTCACTATCTCTCGACGATCACGGAGCAATCCCTCGACTACTGAACACAAATAATACTCTTGAAAGCCTTAATTTATCAAGCAATGTTGTTGGTAACACTGAGCTGAAGAATATCTGTGAGGCCTTGTCAACTGACGCATCATTAAAGAGCCTGGACCTGGGAAATTGCTCACTAACAATATCAGAcgacaatggagctgccctctatcaacttctgaatacaaacaattccctcgAATGTCTTAATTTGTCTGATAACACAGTAActagctgtcgtcacattgctgctggacttgcagtcaataagactctgagaaGATTGGACTTGTATAACTGTgaactgactgatcagagtatcgaggagctatcaactggactgatcaacaagattgaatCACTGCACATTTGGGATAATGCctcaataacagaagatggaatgaagacgcttgccagacatctaaccacccactgctctgaactgacacTATTGTTGATACCCATCCACCTAAGATCCTGTATCGAGACAGTATTCAGGGACACTAacaaagagagaaagagaaatggactacccAAGATTAATGTGTATCCATTAATTGATTGTgattattaa